A single Cryptosporangium phraense DNA region contains:
- a CDS encoding LysR family transcriptional regulator: MADLDLRRLRYFLSLADELNYGRAAESLHLAQPALSRSIAALERELGVKLFERSRAGTRLAPAGELLREEARELLRAADALQRRVRVAEREGRSITLGFAPGVILTPIIRHLEQAFPGLLVNVLRTTWGDQITALRDGRVDATFATRPFDDEGLDVVELYSEARVVVLPDSHPGAGERELTLADLADDLLLQPAAAVPEWTGAVGYPGFDDAKGQPATPTVEEKFEHVAAGRGVLLLTGSAARFYRRPGVTSARVADLPETRICLVVEPQRRSAVLRELERVAPSLSCADADAASVGT, translated from the coding sequence ATGGCTGATCTGGACCTGCGTCGCCTGCGGTACTTCCTCTCGCTGGCCGACGAGCTGAACTACGGCCGCGCGGCGGAGAGCCTCCATCTCGCGCAGCCCGCCCTCAGCCGGTCCATCGCCGCACTGGAACGCGAGCTGGGCGTCAAACTCTTCGAGCGCTCGCGGGCCGGCACCCGCCTGGCCCCGGCCGGCGAACTGCTCCGGGAGGAAGCCCGGGAGTTGCTGCGCGCGGCCGACGCCCTGCAGCGGCGGGTCCGCGTCGCCGAGCGCGAGGGCCGCAGCATCACGCTGGGCTTCGCCCCCGGCGTCATCCTGACGCCGATCATCCGCCACCTCGAGCAGGCCTTCCCCGGCCTGCTGGTCAACGTGCTGCGCACCACCTGGGGCGACCAGATCACCGCCCTCCGCGACGGCCGGGTCGACGCCACGTTCGCCACCCGGCCGTTCGACGACGAGGGCCTGGACGTGGTCGAGCTGTACTCGGAGGCTCGCGTGGTCGTCCTGCCCGACAGCCATCCGGGCGCCGGTGAGCGTGAGCTCACGCTGGCCGACCTGGCCGACGACCTGCTCCTGCAGCCGGCCGCCGCGGTGCCGGAATGGACCGGCGCGGTGGGCTATCCCGGCTTCGACGACGCGAAGGGCCAGCCGGCCACCCCGACGGTGGAGGAGAAGTTCGAGCACGTGGCGGCCGGGCGCGGGGTGCTGCTGCTGACCGGATCGGCGGCCCGCTTCTACCGCCGCCCCGGCGTCACGTCGGCCCGCGTCGCCGACCTGCCCGAGACCCGGATCTGCCTGGTCGTGGAGCCCCAGCGACGCTCGGCCGTGCTGCGCGAGCTGGAACGCGTGGCTCCGTCCCTGAGCTGCGCTGATGCCGATGCGGCATCAGTTGGGACCTGA
- a CDS encoding sensor histidine kinase, whose translation MRRRLRQARTVTLVGLAVNASMSLFLPAVGLVRESDVRWVVLGAVGITAFAVAQAFVLYVLITPWITPPTRRRATVAFAAAALISVPLVGPVGDGWPTWSWLAACLVGLFPVLTSTTPATLLAAATGAAAVALTPDRRLDALVITLGFGLGIAAVNRLQVWFWDLLVEAERGRGAQAQLAAAEERLRFARDVHDLLGHNLSVIALKAELVERLATIDAERAGSEAAEVRRIAASTLTELREVVHGYRRVDLRDQLTAIRDLLRSSGVSCTVTAPDRELPATVTDVLSATLREATTNVLRHSRAHWCTITIQVDEDRTRMTLVNDGVLPSTSDEHSSGLRGLRDRLAEAGGELRTTAADGHYTLEAVVPSTP comes from the coding sequence ATGCGACGACGACTGCGCCAGGCCCGGACGGTCACGCTGGTGGGGCTGGCCGTCAACGCGTCGATGAGCCTGTTCCTGCCTGCGGTCGGCCTGGTGCGGGAGTCGGACGTCCGCTGGGTCGTCCTCGGCGCGGTCGGCATCACCGCGTTCGCGGTGGCGCAGGCGTTCGTGCTGTACGTGCTGATCACCCCGTGGATCACGCCGCCCACCCGCCGTCGGGCGACGGTCGCGTTCGCGGCGGCCGCGCTGATCTCGGTGCCGCTGGTCGGACCGGTCGGTGACGGCTGGCCCACGTGGTCCTGGCTCGCCGCCTGCCTGGTCGGTCTGTTCCCGGTGCTGACGTCGACCACGCCGGCAACCCTGCTGGCCGCCGCAACCGGAGCCGCCGCCGTCGCCCTGACGCCCGACCGGCGCCTGGACGCGCTGGTGATCACGCTCGGTTTCGGTCTCGGAATCGCGGCGGTCAACCGGCTGCAGGTGTGGTTCTGGGACCTGCTGGTCGAGGCCGAACGGGGCCGCGGAGCCCAGGCCCAGCTGGCGGCGGCCGAGGAGCGGCTGCGGTTCGCCCGCGACGTCCACGACCTGCTGGGGCACAACCTGTCGGTGATCGCCCTCAAAGCCGAACTGGTCGAGCGCCTGGCGACGATCGACGCCGAGCGAGCCGGTTCGGAGGCCGCGGAGGTGCGGCGGATCGCCGCATCGACGCTCACCGAATTGCGGGAGGTGGTGCACGGTTACCGCCGGGTCGACCTCCGCGACCAGCTGACCGCGATCCGGGACCTCCTGCGGTCCTCGGGGGTCTCCTGCACGGTGACCGCGCCGGACCGCGAACTGCCCGCGACGGTGACCGACGTGCTCTCGGCCACCCTCCGCGAGGCCACCACCAACGTGCTCCGGCACAGCCGGGCGCACTGGTGCACGATCACGATCCAGGTCGACGAGGACCGGACGCGAATGACGCTGGTCAACGACGGAGTGCTTCCGTCGACGTCGGACGAGCACAGTTCGGGCCTGCGCGGCCTCCGGGACCGCCTCGCCGAGGCCGGCGGCGAACTCCGCACCACCGCGGCCGACGGCCACTACACGCTGGAGGCCGTCGTACCCTCGACGCCGTGA
- a CDS encoding response regulator transcription factor, with product MIRVLLADDEELIRVALAALLDLEPDLSVVAQAADGRTAISVALAHRPDVAILDLQMPELDGIATAAELSRVLPNCATVILTGRARPAQLQRALAAGAKGFLPKGSPGGALADVIRRVHEGGRYVDPALAADALSLPECPLTGRELDVLRCADPDVPVGVIARRLALSPGTVRNHLTAILAKLGVGTRADATAKAREQGWI from the coding sequence GTGATCCGGGTACTGCTGGCCGATGACGAGGAGCTGATCCGCGTCGCGCTGGCCGCGCTCCTGGACCTGGAACCCGACCTGTCCGTCGTGGCCCAGGCCGCCGACGGCCGGACCGCGATCAGCGTGGCGCTGGCCCACCGCCCGGACGTCGCGATCCTCGACCTGCAGATGCCGGAGCTGGACGGAATCGCCACCGCCGCCGAGCTGTCCCGGGTCCTGCCGAACTGCGCCACGGTGATCCTCACCGGACGGGCCCGCCCGGCCCAGCTCCAACGTGCCCTGGCCGCGGGCGCGAAGGGCTTTCTGCCGAAGGGTTCCCCCGGCGGCGCCCTGGCCGACGTCATCCGCCGAGTGCACGAGGGCGGACGATACGTGGATCCCGCCCTGGCCGCGGACGCGCTGAGCCTGCCGGAATGTCCCCTGACCGGCCGGGAACTGGACGTACTGAGATGCGCCGACCCCGACGTGCCGGTGGGGGTGATCGCCCGGAGGCTGGCCCTGTCACCGGGCACCGTGCGCAACCACCTGACCGCGATACTGGCCAAACTAGGCGTCGGAACCCGAGCCGACGCCACGGCCAAGGCCCGGGAACAGGGCTGGATCTGA
- a CDS encoding ABC transporter substrate-binding protein, with the protein MTSRWLRAAAGLAAGLLLASGLAACGSDDDGAASSSSASSSASSAFPVTIEHKFGSTTIEKQPTRVLTVGWNDQDFALALGVVPVSTREWFTEYPTYPWVADKLGGKKLPTFSAEINYEAIIKQKPDLILAIYETISKEVYDKLSAIAPTVIQSKDYKDEETPWDVQTLTTGRALGKSAEAQALVTKVKDAAAAATEAHPEFAGKTLVEDYGPENGSHWLIGANDPRRALFDLLGFKTQPDSGDVSEERLDLLDKDVLFVNGATKADMLKRPVFARLKVVSEDRTLYTGFDTPLAGALSYSGPDALLYALETLVPELAAATDGKPSTPVKDLSTAA; encoded by the coding sequence ATGACGTCACGCTGGTTACGCGCTGCTGCCGGTCTCGCCGCCGGTCTGCTGCTGGCGTCCGGATTGGCCGCGTGCGGTTCCGATGACGACGGTGCTGCTTCGTCGTCGTCCGCGTCCTCGTCGGCGTCGTCGGCGTTTCCGGTGACGATCGAGCACAAGTTCGGGTCGACGACGATCGAGAAGCAGCCGACCCGGGTGCTGACCGTCGGCTGGAACGACCAGGACTTCGCGCTCGCGCTGGGCGTCGTGCCGGTGAGCACCCGCGAGTGGTTCACCGAGTACCCGACGTACCCGTGGGTCGCCGACAAGCTCGGCGGCAAGAAGCTGCCCACGTTCTCCGCGGAGATCAACTACGAGGCGATCATCAAGCAGAAGCCGGACCTGATCCTGGCGATCTACGAGACGATCAGCAAAGAGGTCTACGACAAGCTGTCGGCGATCGCCCCCACCGTGATCCAGTCCAAGGACTACAAGGACGAAGAGACGCCGTGGGACGTGCAGACGCTGACGACGGGCCGGGCGCTGGGCAAGTCGGCCGAGGCGCAGGCGCTGGTCACGAAGGTGAAGGACGCCGCCGCGGCGGCGACCGAGGCGCACCCGGAGTTCGCCGGCAAGACGCTGGTGGAAGATTACGGCCCGGAGAACGGCTCGCACTGGCTCATCGGGGCCAACGACCCCAGGCGGGCGCTGTTCGATCTGCTCGGGTTCAAGACCCAGCCGGACAGCGGGGACGTCAGCGAAGAGCGGCTCGACCTGTTGGACAAGGATGTGCTTTTCGTGAACGGGGCGACCAAGGCGGACATGCTGAAGAGGCCGGTGTTCGCGCGGTTGAAGGTCGTGAGTGAGGATCGGACGCTGTACACGGGGTTCGACACGCCGCTGGCCGGGGCGTTGTCGTACAGCGGGCCGGATGCGTTGTTGTATGCGCTGGAGACGTTGGTGCCGGAGTTGGCGGCGGCGACGGACGGGAAGCCTTCGACGCCGGTGAAGGATCTTTCGACGGCGGCTTGA
- a CDS encoding AAA family ATPase, which translates to MTDLRIRVFGRVDVVVDGRPLQIARQEATVLAVLVAAPGPVRRDQLVDAVWADGDAPRGDGLSPVVARLRKRLSAGDLDIAFNRDRRTYQLTGHLGEGPSAAVDAVRFGHFVTEGDHCAAAGRDADALDAYRAAAAEWTDAPFALWGDDVPEPCLRLVAALERQRADLVTHLAEVGLRLGRYDVLVEAPRPAVADAMTDGVWLARFLTTLQESGAAAEALIDARRATHGYDDVATRAFDLLSLHEFGFDVHRPLRVAPRPRDPGTPARLVGRDAETAALAAVLEPIADKRPVALTIVGVGGVGKTRLVEELGRLADRQGTAVVTATCYASGDLQPWRIVAGALWARIRRDPSTGPSPLDRGTLVDFLSAVAGQGGSERSPRQLTSVLCSLLWRTARPGGLIVVFDNADLLSARALELLDDVRAAVGDVGVGFVLSGRDEGAWPEWPRDDRRGSLIALRPAVLGADGVREWLTETLAREPTEDDILAAYRATGGLPVRLGELDAPAEPAPEERRTAPSPWLAAAAITCIDEGIDAGLVAEMLGLSPDEADREQAAAVASRAIEGHGRVRFRHALWREEVLAGLEQDPALARRLHRRAFEVLDARIKSARVLDQALSVRLANHARAAAVELTEEQVAIACLAAAQAEQHTFAPKAAMAWAEEGLRRNCSPPTRFALLVALGDARNDTGFMDEAGRDYLAAYEVAAGRPRLQAVAAVKLARRWSDPGKVDVQLTTILRTCLADLAREPDSDALAAQLRAHLAHKTAMSIDVATPDGQSGAALAEVALASLQPSWDPVVQCEILTECRWGLYDTQPPSELVMLAGRLYETSLRAQSPYFRSEGLVALAIDRLRLGRLGDTLAAVDEFRQHVQLNRSPLNVWQLSVLQTLLDLWRGKFDAAEARILGEQARTVQELESTQTLPVSTLRQTWMGQFFWLRHEQGRMEELFDLGLSDQIEEHGFFGIWQAALILAHARTSRYEDAADLLAAFVDETAGLATLPPQGWATPALGLLADACALLLESPVAGPELTALGTRLAALLRPHLDEVLLAGWPTALIGPAARFAGTLSLAAGNPDEALGQLGIASRLVSAAAPTLARVRLDQARAHLLRDGPGDRGEAAALLRKVLVTADRLGMAEVSARAQVLTHQVS; encoded by the coding sequence GTGACCGATTTGCGGATCCGGGTGTTCGGCCGGGTCGACGTCGTCGTTGACGGCCGGCCCCTGCAGATCGCGCGCCAGGAGGCCACGGTCCTCGCCGTCCTGGTGGCCGCTCCGGGCCCGGTGCGCCGTGATCAGCTCGTCGACGCGGTCTGGGCCGACGGCGACGCGCCCCGCGGCGACGGTCTGTCGCCGGTGGTCGCCCGGCTCCGCAAGCGGCTGTCGGCCGGTGACCTCGACATCGCGTTCAACCGCGACCGGCGCACCTACCAGCTCACCGGCCACCTCGGCGAGGGCCCGTCCGCCGCCGTCGACGCGGTCCGGTTCGGACACTTCGTGACCGAGGGTGACCACTGCGCGGCCGCGGGCCGCGACGCCGACGCCCTCGACGCCTACCGGGCCGCCGCCGCGGAGTGGACCGACGCGCCGTTCGCGCTCTGGGGCGACGACGTCCCCGAGCCGTGCCTGCGGCTGGTCGCGGCCCTGGAGCGCCAGCGCGCCGACCTCGTCACGCACCTCGCCGAGGTCGGCCTCCGGCTCGGCCGCTACGACGTCCTCGTAGAAGCACCCCGCCCGGCGGTGGCCGACGCCATGACGGACGGCGTCTGGCTGGCCCGCTTCCTCACCACGCTCCAGGAGTCCGGCGCCGCCGCCGAGGCCCTCATCGACGCCCGCCGCGCCACCCACGGCTACGACGACGTCGCCACCCGGGCGTTCGATCTGCTTTCGCTGCACGAGTTCGGGTTCGACGTCCACCGGCCGTTACGGGTCGCCCCCCGCCCGCGCGACCCGGGCACGCCCGCCCGTCTGGTCGGACGCGACGCCGAGACGGCCGCGCTGGCCGCGGTGCTCGAACCGATCGCCGATAAGCGTCCGGTGGCGCTCACGATCGTCGGCGTGGGTGGCGTCGGCAAGACCAGGCTGGTGGAGGAGCTCGGCCGGCTGGCCGACCGGCAGGGCACCGCGGTCGTGACCGCGACCTGCTACGCATCCGGAGACCTGCAGCCCTGGCGGATCGTGGCCGGCGCGTTGTGGGCCCGGATCCGACGGGATCCGTCGACCGGCCCGAGCCCTCTCGACCGCGGGACGCTCGTCGACTTCCTGTCCGCGGTGGCCGGCCAGGGCGGGTCCGAACGCTCGCCCCGGCAACTGACCTCGGTGCTGTGCTCGCTGCTCTGGCGCACCGCCCGGCCCGGCGGGCTGATCGTCGTGTTCGACAACGCCGACCTGCTCAGCGCCCGCGCGCTCGAACTCCTCGACGACGTGCGGGCCGCGGTCGGAGACGTCGGCGTCGGCTTCGTCCTGTCCGGACGGGACGAGGGGGCCTGGCCGGAGTGGCCGCGCGACGATCGTCGTGGGTCGCTGATCGCGCTCCGGCCGGCGGTGCTCGGCGCCGACGGCGTCCGGGAGTGGCTGACCGAGACCCTGGCCCGGGAGCCGACGGAGGACGACATCCTGGCCGCCTACCGGGCGACCGGCGGCCTACCGGTGCGCCTCGGCGAACTCGACGCGCCGGCCGAGCCGGCGCCCGAGGAGCGGCGCACCGCGCCGTCACCGTGGCTGGCCGCGGCCGCCATCACGTGCATCGACGAGGGGATCGACGCCGGGCTGGTCGCCGAGATGCTCGGGCTGAGCCCGGACGAGGCCGACCGGGAGCAGGCCGCCGCGGTCGCGAGCCGCGCGATCGAGGGGCACGGCCGGGTCCGGTTCCGGCACGCGCTCTGGCGCGAGGAGGTGCTGGCCGGCCTCGAGCAGGATCCGGCGCTGGCTCGCCGCCTGCACCGGCGCGCGTTCGAGGTCCTGGACGCTCGGATCAAGTCCGCTCGCGTCCTCGACCAGGCCCTCTCCGTCCGGCTGGCCAACCACGCCCGCGCCGCCGCCGTCGAACTGACCGAGGAGCAGGTGGCGATCGCCTGTCTGGCCGCGGCCCAGGCCGAGCAGCACACGTTCGCGCCGAAGGCGGCGATGGCCTGGGCCGAGGAGGGCCTGCGCCGGAACTGTTCGCCACCGACGCGCTTCGCGCTGCTCGTCGCGCTCGGTGACGCCCGCAACGACACCGGTTTCATGGACGAGGCCGGCCGCGACTACCTCGCCGCCTACGAGGTCGCCGCCGGGCGGCCGCGGCTGCAGGCCGTGGCCGCGGTCAAGCTGGCCCGCCGTTGGTCCGACCCGGGCAAGGTCGACGTCCAGCTGACGACCATTCTCCGGACGTGTCTGGCAGACCTGGCGCGCGAGCCCGACAGCGACGCCCTGGCCGCCCAGTTACGCGCCCATCTCGCCCACAAGACCGCGATGTCGATCGACGTCGCCACGCCGGACGGGCAGTCCGGAGCGGCGCTGGCCGAGGTGGCGCTGGCCTCGTTGCAACCGTCCTGGGACCCGGTCGTCCAGTGCGAGATCCTCACCGAGTGCCGGTGGGGCCTCTACGACACGCAGCCGCCGTCCGAGCTGGTCATGCTGGCCGGCCGGCTCTACGAGACCAGCCTCCGCGCGCAGTCGCCGTACTTCCGCAGCGAGGGCCTGGTGGCGCTGGCGATCGACCGGCTGCGCCTCGGGCGGCTCGGCGACACGCTCGCCGCCGTCGACGAGTTCCGCCAGCACGTCCAGCTCAACCGCAGCCCGCTCAACGTCTGGCAGTTGAGCGTCCTGCAGACGCTCCTCGACCTCTGGCGCGGCAAGTTCGACGCCGCCGAGGCGCGCATCCTCGGCGAACAGGCCCGCACCGTGCAGGAGCTGGAGAGCACCCAGACGCTCCCGGTGAGCACGCTGAGACAGACCTGGATGGGCCAGTTCTTCTGGCTCCGGCACGAGCAGGGCCGGATGGAGGAGCTGTTCGACCTCGGTCTCTCCGACCAGATCGAGGAACACGGCTTCTTCGGAATCTGGCAGGCCGCGCTCATCCTCGCGCACGCCCGGACCAGCCGGTACGAGGACGCGGCCGACCTGCTCGCCGCGTTCGTCGACGAGACCGCCGGGCTGGCCACCCTGCCGCCACAGGGGTGGGCCACCCCGGCTCTCGGCCTCCTCGCCGACGCGTGCGCGCTGCTCCTGGAGAGCCCGGTCGCCGGTCCCGAACTCACGGCTCTCGGAACTCGCCTAGCGGCGCTGCTGCGCCCGCACTTGGACGAGGTGCTCCTCGCCGGGTGGCCGACCGCGCTGATCGGGCCCGCGGCACGTTTCGCCGGGACTCTCTCGCTCGCCGCCGGTAATCCGGACGAGGCACTGGGCCAGCTGGGCATCGCGTCCCGGCTGGTGTCGGCAGCGGCGCCGACGCTCGCCCGCGTCCGCCTCGACCAGGCGCGGGCGCATCTGCTCCGCGACGGTCCGGGCGATCGCGGCGAAGCCGCGGCCCTGCTGCGCAAGGTCCTGGTGACGGCCGACCGCCTGGGCATGGCGGAGGTCTCCGCACGGGCCCAGGTGCTGACGCACCAGGTCTCCTAG
- a CDS encoding TIGR02391 family protein translates to MSDPHLVAKIWAADRLAGDIDPLLTSARTNFALGDYETAAFAAMKAVEVEVRRVSGLPNESLGVALMRKAFSPKDGVLRDPKAEGGEQQATADLFAGAMGAYKNPASHRPVQFNDAVEAAEIIQLADLLLRIVHRAEARTKD, encoded by the coding sequence GTGAGCGATCCGCACCTTGTCGCGAAGATCTGGGCGGCCGACAGGCTGGCGGGCGACATCGATCCCTTGCTTACCTCTGCTCGGACCAATTTCGCGCTTGGGGACTATGAGACGGCGGCGTTCGCTGCGATGAAGGCCGTCGAGGTTGAGGTTCGCCGCGTTTCGGGCCTGCCGAATGAATCGCTCGGGGTCGCATTGATGCGAAAGGCCTTCAGCCCTAAGGATGGCGTGTTGAGGGATCCGAAAGCCGAAGGTGGAGAGCAGCAGGCGACGGCCGACTTGTTTGCGGGCGCGATGGGCGCCTACAAGAACCCTGCGAGTCACCGCCCGGTGCAGTTCAATGATGCCGTGGAGGCGGCCGAAATTATTCAGCTTGCGGACCTTCTGCTAAGGATTGTGCACCGCGCGGAGGCTCGGACCAAGGATTAG
- a CDS encoding helix-turn-helix transcriptional regulator: protein MARPTARVLALLELLQAGGTHTVADLAERLEVDKRTVRRYVEHLRELDIPVDAVRGRYGGYRLARHYRMPPLMLTDEEALAVVWALLFDRHSEAGPASSLAVDNAMAKVRRVLPDSLARRIDAVLQTVDFTGVRSVSGRDHATANQSGNRDGRTLLDLAEAARDRRLVAFDYQPRQGRWAQRQVQSHGVVAHRGLLYLTGFDVDRQGLRTFRLDRMAGLQVRSVTFAAPADVDPVAQVVGPLTAAPWRHDVSVLINADMAYVQTRIPDTLASVTPAADATRGDGWLRVFLRAEHLEWVAGTLAALDRPFVIEQPPELHDVVRELGRRLIEGAVDRSDHR from the coding sequence ATGGCGAGACCGACTGCACGAGTCCTGGCCCTGCTTGAGTTGCTGCAGGCCGGCGGCACCCACACGGTCGCTGACCTCGCCGAGCGCCTCGAGGTCGATAAACGCACCGTGCGTCGGTATGTCGAGCATCTGCGCGAGCTGGACATTCCGGTGGACGCGGTTCGGGGTCGGTACGGCGGTTACCGTCTCGCCCGCCACTACCGCATGCCGCCACTGATGCTGACCGACGAGGAGGCCCTCGCCGTGGTGTGGGCGCTGCTGTTCGACCGCCATTCCGAAGCCGGCCCGGCGTCATCGCTCGCAGTGGACAACGCGATGGCCAAGGTGCGCCGGGTGCTACCTGACTCGCTCGCTCGGCGCATCGACGCGGTACTGCAGACGGTGGACTTCACCGGCGTACGGAGCGTCAGCGGCCGGGACCATGCCACTGCGAACCAGTCCGGCAACCGGGATGGACGGACGCTGCTTGATCTGGCCGAGGCAGCGCGAGACCGGCGGCTCGTCGCGTTCGATTATCAGCCTCGTCAGGGACGCTGGGCGCAGCGGCAGGTGCAATCGCACGGGGTGGTGGCGCACCGCGGTCTGCTCTACCTCACCGGATTCGACGTCGACCGGCAGGGGCTGCGAACCTTTCGCCTGGACCGCATGGCCGGTCTGCAGGTGCGGTCGGTCACTTTCGCCGCGCCAGCCGACGTAGATCCGGTCGCGCAGGTCGTCGGACCGCTGACCGCGGCACCGTGGCGGCACGACGTGTCGGTGCTCATCAATGCAGACATGGCATATGTGCAGACCCGCATACCGGACACGCTGGCCTCGGTGACGCCGGCTGCCGACGCTACGAGAGGTGACGGCTGGCTGCGGGTGTTTCTGCGTGCCGAACACCTCGAATGGGTCGCCGGCACCCTGGCCGCGCTAGACCGGCCCTTTGTCATCGAGCAGCCCCCGGAACTACACGACGTGGTTCGCGAACTCGGACGCCGCCTCATCGAGGGCGCAGTTGATCGAAGCGACCACCGGTGA
- a CDS encoding VOC family protein codes for MTSPTTVQLASVRVITEDLPRLVRFYEVLTGATPQYLTDDFVELVTPSATFAVSGPDRVAFITANTPRGGANNSAIVEFLVEDAEAEYQKLVTQFGNDLDVVQPPTMMPWGNLSVLIRDPDGALINLYTPVTPQGQQLQRNRTPRMLPSEA; via the coding sequence ATGACTTCACCAACTACCGTTCAGCTCGCCTCGGTACGCGTCATCACCGAGGACCTTCCCCGCCTCGTCCGGTTCTACGAGGTCCTCACCGGCGCCACACCGCAGTACCTGACCGACGACTTCGTCGAACTAGTGACGCCTTCGGCGACCTTCGCGGTCAGCGGTCCTGACCGCGTTGCTTTCATCACCGCGAATACCCCCCGCGGAGGCGCCAACAACAGCGCGATCGTCGAATTCCTCGTCGAGGATGCCGAAGCCGAATATCAAAAGCTGGTAACCCAGTTCGGGAACGACCTCGACGTGGTTCAACCTCCCACCATGATGCCGTGGGGCAATCTGTCGGTCCTGATCCGCGACCCCGACGGGGCGCTGATCAACCTTTACACGCCGGTGACACCGCAGGGACAGCAGCTGCAGCGCAACCGCACACCCAGGATGCTGCCCTCCGAGGCGTAA
- a CDS encoding DDE-type integrase/transposase/recombinase, with amino-acid sequence MSFQLPGGFLRDRADTQRQFRADGPNRLWLTDSTERRASEGKLNVCAVKDVWSNRIVGYSTGDRMESAIAVRAVEYAVARRGGNVAGCVLHSDRGGQFRSRKLANVTRKTLSETVPRAAGITPRRAASWVCGCAAAAVPAVSPACKG; translated from the coding sequence ATGTCCTTTCAATTGCCGGGAGGCTTCCTCCGGGACCGCGCCGACACCCAGCGGCAGTTCCGGGCCGACGGGCCGAATCGACTCTGGCTCACGGACTCGACCGAGCGTCGGGCGAGTGAAGGAAAGCTCAACGTCTGCGCGGTCAAAGACGTCTGGTCCAACCGGATCGTCGGCTATTCCACTGGCGACCGCATGGAATCAGCGATCGCCGTCCGCGCCGTCGAGTACGCCGTTGCCCGACGGGGCGGGAACGTCGCCGGTTGTGTGCTGCACAGCGACCGCGGCGGCCAATTTCGTTCGCGAAAGCTCGCCAACGTCACCCGAAAGACCCTCAGCGAGACAGTCCCGCGTGCGGCTGGAATTACGCCTCGGAGGGCAGCATCCTGGGTGTGCGGTTGCGCTGCAGCTGCTGTCCCTGCGGTGTCACCGGCGTGTAAAGGTTGA
- a CDS encoding LysR family transcriptional regulator yields MKRLEVRELEYFLAVADTLHFGQAAERLGIAPPPLSRAIAQLERRLGRPLFKRTSRRVELTAAGQILEVEARAVLRSLDRAILRTRQAGQPVLRIATPPGTGAGLLRDLVRGYVTTFGGGSVELVFTREQTSAVRDGRADVALICSSDDLSGLDAQTVTTERPVALVPSDHPLAGRTAVTPADLLRDRAYRAELPPVGLDALVDLVATGQLIAVIGDSAVDRLGHHVVAVPVTGLPATEVLLAWPADAHDTRVADLLDLIELPQRRPA; encoded by the coding sequence ATGAAACGCCTGGAGGTCCGGGAGCTGGAGTACTTCCTGGCCGTGGCCGACACACTGCACTTCGGCCAAGCCGCCGAACGGCTCGGCATCGCTCCTCCCCCGCTGTCGCGGGCGATCGCGCAGCTGGAACGCCGCCTCGGACGGCCCTTGTTCAAACGGACGAGCCGCCGGGTCGAGCTGACCGCGGCCGGCCAGATCCTGGAGGTCGAGGCGCGGGCCGTGCTGCGCTCCCTCGACCGCGCGATCCTCCGCACCCGCCAGGCCGGTCAGCCCGTGCTGCGCATCGCGACACCACCCGGGACGGGCGCGGGTCTGCTGCGCGATTTGGTGCGCGGCTACGTCACGACCTTCGGCGGCGGCTCCGTCGAACTCGTCTTCACCCGCGAGCAGACGAGTGCCGTCCGCGACGGCCGCGCCGACGTCGCACTGATCTGTTCCAGCGACGACCTGAGCGGTCTGGACGCGCAAACCGTCACAACCGAACGCCCAGTAGCACTCGTCCCGTCCGACCACCCGTTGGCGGGTCGCACCGCGGTGACGCCAGCCGATCTGCTTCGCGACCGCGCCTACCGGGCCGAACTCCCACCCGTCGGGCTGGACGCCTTGGTCGACCTCGTCGCCACCGGGCAACTGATCGCGGTGATCGGCGACAGCGCCGTTGACCGCTTGGGGCACCACGTCGTGGCAGTCCCGGTGACCGGGCTACCCGCGACGGAGGTCCTCCTGGCCTGGCCGGCCGACGCGCACGACACCCGCGTGGCCGACCTGCTCGACTTGATCGAGCTCCCCCAGCGCCGACCGGCGTGA